The uncultured Desulfobulbus sp. genome window below encodes:
- the carA gene encoding glutamine-hydrolyzing carbamoyl-phosphate synthase small subunit, producing the protein MKALIGLEDGTVMTARSFTGPGEAVGEIVFNTSMSGYQEVLTDPSYTAQLVTMTYPLIGNYGVNPEDMESQGVHPRAFLVREYQGYPSNFRSTENLAEFLKRHKVLGIEGFDTRMLTRKIRTVGAMKALITTEDMDPESVVRRAREWSGLVGRDMVERVASPVMYRWEGKPVEGNTFPQTENGRFNLVAYDFGIKFNQLRLLTSKGCRVLVVPATTSAEEVLALNPDGVFLSNGPGDPAGVQGVVANIQGLLGKVPIFGICLGHQMLGLAYGGTTYKLKFGHRGGNQPVKDLLTGKVEITSQNHGFCVDPKSLPDSVEVTHINLNDGSLEGMRHKEFPAFSVQYHPEYAPGPHDAEYLFDRFIQLMEQAS; encoded by the coding sequence ATGAAAGCGTTAATCGGACTTGAGGACGGCACGGTCATGACCGCGCGATCTTTTACAGGCCCAGGTGAGGCGGTGGGAGAGATAGTGTTCAACACCAGTATGAGCGGCTATCAGGAAGTGCTTACCGATCCGTCGTATACGGCTCAACTGGTAACTATGACCTATCCGCTTATTGGCAACTACGGTGTAAATCCCGAGGATATGGAATCCCAAGGTGTGCATCCCCGCGCATTTCTTGTTCGTGAGTATCAGGGATACCCCAGTAACTTCCGTTCCACAGAAAATTTAGCAGAATTCCTTAAAAGGCATAAGGTGTTGGGGATTGAAGGGTTCGACACCCGTATGCTGACCAGAAAAATACGAACTGTTGGGGCGATGAAGGCTCTGATTACCACCGAAGATATGGATCCTGAATCGGTGGTGCGCCGTGCTCGCGAATGGTCCGGTCTGGTTGGCCGGGATATGGTTGAACGGGTTGCCAGCCCCGTTATGTACCGCTGGGAAGGCAAGCCGGTTGAGGGAAATACCTTTCCCCAGACAGAAAATGGTCGATTCAATCTGGTTGCCTATGATTTTGGTATCAAATTCAATCAACTGCGCCTCCTGACCAGCAAGGGTTGTCGGGTATTGGTCGTTCCGGCGACTACCTCGGCTGAGGAAGTGCTTGCGCTCAACCCCGATGGTGTTTTTCTCTCCAACGGTCCTGGCGATCCCGCCGGTGTCCAGGGCGTTGTAGCCAATATTCAGGGGCTACTGGGCAAGGTGCCTATTTTTGGTATCTGCCTGGGCCATCAGATGCTTGGCTTGGCCTATGGGGGCACGACCTACAAGCTGAAATTTGGCCACCGTGGCGGCAATCAACCGGTCAAGGACCTGCTCACTGGTAAGGTGGAGATCACCTCCCAGAACCATGGGTTCTGTGTTGATCCCAAGAGCTTGCCCGACTCGGTCGAGGTGACCCACATCAACCTCAATGATGGCAGCCTTGAGGGCATGCGGCATAAAGAGTTCCCGGCATTTTCCGTGCAATATCATCCTGAGTATGCCCCGGGCCCTCACGATGCGGAATATCTTTTTGACCGGTTCATTCAACTGATGGAGCAGGCGAGCTGA
- the ftsH gene encoding ATP-dependent zinc metalloprotease FtsH has protein sequence MNTFYKNLSMWLVIGLTMILLFQLFNKPQHQSNSITYSEFWSSVEKGAINKVSIQGEEISGVGQDGRPFKTVAPSDAGLIPMLRDSNVDISVKKPEETPWYLTIFISWFPMLLLIGVWIFFMRQMQMGGKGGALTFGKTRAKLQGEGEVKVTFKDVAGIDEAKEELEEIIDFLRDPQKFTKLGGRIPKGVLLAGSPGTGKTLLARAIAGEAGVPFFTISGSDFVEMFVGVGASRVRDLFSQGKKNAPCIIFIDEIDAVGRHRGAGLGGGHDEREQTLNQLLVEMDGFEGNDGVIIIAATNRPDVLDPALLRPGRFDRQVVVPAPDVKGREKILEIYGKKTKLADNVDMEVIARGTPGFSGADLENLVNEAALMAARENRDVVDAELLERAKDKVMMGAERKSMIISPKEKEVTAYHEAGHALIAKLLPGTDPIHKVTIIPRGRALGLTMQLPMDEKYTHAKSFLLNSIAILFGGRVAEKLVFDEITTGAGNDIERASELARKMVCEWGMSDELGPLAYGKKDEQIFLGREITQHRDYSEETAQKIDDAVKQIIIEANDKVTTLLQENMDILKAIAEELLEKETIMLEDMERIIAELRGGAEASDEPETEETAEA, from the coding sequence TTGAATACATTTTACAAGAATCTCAGTATGTGGCTGGTCATCGGTCTGACCATGATTTTGCTTTTTCAGCTCTTCAACAAGCCGCAGCATCAGAGTAACTCCATTACCTACAGTGAGTTTTGGTCCAGCGTTGAAAAAGGCGCGATCAATAAGGTCAGCATTCAAGGAGAAGAAATCTCCGGAGTTGGCCAGGATGGACGTCCTTTTAAGACCGTTGCGCCCAGTGATGCCGGCTTGATCCCCATGCTGAGGGACTCGAATGTGGATATCTCGGTGAAGAAACCTGAAGAAACCCCCTGGTATCTCACCATATTCATCTCCTGGTTCCCCATGCTCCTTTTGATTGGTGTCTGGATCTTCTTCATGCGCCAGATGCAGATGGGCGGAAAAGGCGGAGCGCTTACCTTTGGCAAGACCCGAGCTAAGCTGCAGGGAGAAGGAGAGGTCAAGGTCACCTTCAAAGATGTTGCCGGGATTGATGAGGCCAAGGAAGAACTCGAGGAGATCATAGATTTTCTACGGGATCCGCAAAAATTCACCAAACTGGGTGGTCGTATTCCCAAAGGGGTGCTTCTTGCGGGATCTCCTGGTACCGGCAAGACCTTGCTTGCCCGTGCCATCGCCGGAGAGGCCGGGGTTCCCTTCTTCACCATCTCCGGTTCAGACTTTGTTGAGATGTTTGTCGGCGTCGGTGCCTCTCGAGTGCGTGATCTCTTCAGCCAGGGCAAGAAAAACGCTCCCTGTATCATTTTCATCGATGAGATTGACGCGGTCGGTCGTCATCGTGGTGCTGGACTTGGTGGTGGGCATGACGAACGCGAACAGACCCTGAACCAGCTGCTGGTCGAGATGGATGGTTTTGAGGGCAACGATGGGGTTATTATCATCGCCGCCACCAACCGCCCGGATGTCCTTGACCCGGCATTGTTGCGCCCCGGCCGTTTTGACCGTCAGGTCGTGGTGCCCGCACCCGATGTCAAGGGGCGCGAAAAGATCCTCGAGATCTACGGTAAAAAGACCAAACTTGCCGACAACGTCGACATGGAAGTCATTGCCCGTGGTACCCCTGGCTTTTCCGGTGCTGACCTGGAAAACCTGGTCAACGAAGCGGCACTCATGGCAGCCCGCGAAAACAGAGATGTCGTTGATGCGGAGTTGTTGGAGCGGGCCAAGGACAAGGTGATGATGGGGGCCGAGCGCAAATCCATGATCATTAGTCCCAAAGAAAAAGAGGTCACCGCCTATCATGAAGCTGGACACGCGCTGATTGCCAAGCTGCTCCCAGGTACCGATCCCATTCATAAGGTAACGATAATTCCCCGCGGGCGGGCTCTTGGTTTAACCATGCAACTGCCCATGGATGAGAAATACACCCATGCCAAGAGCTTCCTTCTGAACTCCATTGCCATTCTTTTCGGTGGCCGGGTTGCAGAAAAGCTGGTCTTTGACGAGATCACCACAGGTGCCGGTAACGATATCGAGCGTGCCAGCGAACTGGCCCGTAAGATGGTCTGCGAGTGGGGGATGAGCGATGAGCTGGGGCCACTGGCCTACGGCAAAAAAGACGAACAAATCTTCCTTGGCCGTGAGATCACCCAGCATCGTGATTATAGCGAAGAGACCGCGCAGAAAATCGATGATGCTGTCAAACAGATCATCATTGAGGCAAATGACAAGGTTACCACCCTGCTTCAGGAAAATATGGATATCCTTAAAGCCATCGCCGAAGAGCTGCTGGAGAAGGAAACCATCATGCTTGAGGATATGGAGCGCATTATTGCCGAGCTGCGCGGTGGTGCTGAGGCGAGCGATGAGCCCGAAACCGAGGAGACCGCTGAGGCCTGA
- a CDS encoding tetratricopeptide repeat protein yields MRVCKNLVFQLLLTVLFTSFTACFPPPSLSLSLQNDVSTPTLASTSSAALHKEMVESFFNGNIERVGVVSEELLKRIPDNGDAHAMQAISLCLDGNIPQARGHYTRARELQADTSYLITANALFKYLAHAYPEAEKLCQQAIQAAPNHPYPWSILGKIQTDLGNYAKAKKSYDTCIALNANFNLAYINSAALAYAMGKLNESLQLYNTAWSKNPNSSTTCTGLAQTQEALGKTQAAIDTLQKCRTLAPENKTVIEKLSTLYLKQEKYDKAIEFAQQIPPLNARDSSLLLGKIYLQQAKVDEARYQLEKIAEKNDEVMYLLSYCSLASSDYRSALQLLDQLSPESQKSFLTYYLKKVASHQLDIPFDDSNSQKQTFTSNQKKFSNFSAGCNYLSSQKPTRAYKLFSSSSQSTAGFLLYGINEEQFKNFIKANEGKHLDLGVFLLSLGYNNLSLKQFNTMIALNKDSFLGNYLAAQAYLRKNDRFMAKKYLTRAVEIVPDFFTALYTLGEINFIEGKFDTAAEYYTQAARVHADPGILIKLGLYFEHSKKVTEAAAQYQKVVSSFPNYYVGYNQLAWLYAKNKMQLDTALKLAKKADSLQPGNASILDTLGWIYYQKQEFSKAVENFNKAIEISAASPTFHYHLGATYIAMKKIEQGKHHLNRAIELSENFEEFEEAKKLLKQISNQKDAG; encoded by the coding sequence ATGAGAGTTTGTAAAAATTTAGTTTTTCAACTTCTGCTGACTGTACTTTTCACAAGCTTTACCGCCTGCTTCCCTCCCCCAAGCTTGAGCTTGTCCCTGCAAAACGACGTTAGCACCCCCACTTTGGCTTCTACATCGTCCGCTGCATTACACAAAGAAATGGTGGAATCGTTTTTCAATGGAAACATAGAACGAGTTGGGGTGGTCTCCGAGGAGTTGCTCAAACGAATTCCAGACAACGGAGACGCCCACGCAATGCAGGCAATTTCTCTTTGCCTAGACGGTAATATTCCCCAGGCACGTGGGCATTACACCAGGGCGCGAGAACTACAGGCAGACACGAGCTACCTCATTACCGCAAATGCTCTTTTCAAATATTTGGCTCATGCCTACCCCGAGGCAGAAAAACTTTGCCAACAGGCGATCCAAGCAGCTCCCAATCACCCGTACCCCTGGAGTATTCTCGGAAAGATTCAGACAGATTTAGGCAACTACGCAAAGGCAAAAAAAAGCTACGACACCTGCATAGCACTCAACGCTAATTTCAATCTGGCCTATATTAATTCAGCAGCTCTTGCCTATGCTATGGGGAAGCTGAACGAATCCCTGCAACTCTATAACACAGCCTGGTCGAAGAATCCAAACTCATCAACCACCTGCACAGGATTAGCCCAAACCCAGGAGGCCCTGGGAAAAACCCAGGCAGCAATAGATACTCTCCAAAAATGCCGGACGTTAGCGCCAGAAAACAAAACCGTTATAGAAAAATTAAGCACGCTCTATCTCAAACAAGAAAAATATGACAAAGCGATTGAATTTGCACAACAAATCCCCCCTTTGAATGCAAGAGATTCTAGCCTCTTGCTGGGGAAAATTTATTTACAGCAAGCAAAAGTTGACGAGGCTCGTTACCAGCTAGAAAAAATAGCGGAGAAGAACGATGAGGTGATGTACCTCTTAAGCTACTGTTCGCTTGCCAGCAGCGACTATCGTTCTGCACTTCAACTCTTAGATCAGCTTTCGCCAGAGAGTCAAAAATCTTTTTTAACCTATTACCTCAAAAAGGTAGCATCTCACCAATTAGATATTCCATTTGACGACTCGAATTCTCAAAAACAAACATTCACTTCAAACCAGAAGAAATTTTCTAATTTCTCAGCTGGTTGCAATTATTTATCATCACAGAAACCAACCAGGGCCTATAAACTCTTTTCATCTTCATCGCAGTCCACTGCAGGTTTCCTTCTCTACGGAATTAATGAGGAACAGTTCAAAAATTTCATCAAAGCTAATGAGGGAAAACATCTCGACTTAGGGGTATTTTTACTTTCTCTGGGCTATAACAACTTAAGCCTCAAGCAATTCAACACAATGATTGCTCTGAACAAGGATTCATTTCTGGGAAATTATTTAGCAGCTCAGGCCTATCTGCGTAAAAATGACAGATTTATGGCAAAAAAATATCTTACTCGAGCTGTAGAAATCGTCCCTGATTTTTTTACAGCTCTCTACACTCTAGGAGAAATTAATTTTATTGAAGGAAAATTCGATACAGCTGCAGAATATTATACACAGGCAGCCAGAGTACATGCTGATCCAGGTATTCTCATTAAATTAGGCTTATACTTTGAGCATTCAAAAAAGGTCACTGAGGCGGCAGCGCAGTACCAAAAAGTCGTCTCTTCGTTTCCCAACTATTACGTCGGCTATAATCAGCTCGCATGGCTCTATGCTAAAAATAAAATGCAACTTGATACAGCTCTCAAGCTCGCAAAAAAAGCAGATAGCCTTCAGCCTGGAAATGCGTCCATACTGGACACATTAGGGTGGATCTATTACCAAAAGCAGGAGTTTTCCAAAGCTGTAGAAAACTTCAACAAAGCTATTGAGATATCAGCAGCAAGCCCGACATTTCATTATCATCTTGGCGCTACCTACATTGCGATGAAAAAAATTGAGCAGGGAAAACACCACCTCAACAGAGCCATCGAGCTCTCAGAGAATTTTGAAGAGTTTGAAGAAGCAAAAAAACTACTCAAACAAATCTCAAACCAAAAAGATGCGGGGTAA
- the folP gene encoding dihydropteroate synthase: MQIMGILNVTPDSFSDGGSYVSEATLEKRIEQLLSEGADIIDVGGESTRPFAEPVDAEEELKRVIPAIRKIRKRSAIPISIDTTKAIVAQESLAAGATMINDISALRYDPEMINVVKAFSGEVIIMHMQGTPGDMQVNPQYGNAVDEINDFFQERLAWMEGLGVNRSRIILDPGIGFGKTLEHNLAILRGVAAFKVHCCPVLIGHSRKSFLRELLDFPLEQRDCPTAMISALIEQAGADYVRVHAVEQTQKAIRLVQALSQ; this comes from the coding sequence ATGCAAATAATGGGTATCCTCAACGTGACCCCCGATTCCTTTTCAGACGGAGGAAGCTATGTAAGCGAAGCAACCCTGGAAAAGCGGATCGAACAACTGCTCAGCGAAGGTGCCGACATCATCGATGTGGGAGGAGAGTCTACTCGCCCCTTTGCTGAGCCCGTTGATGCGGAAGAAGAGTTGAAGAGGGTTATTCCAGCAATCCGGAAAATACGGAAGAGGAGTGCTATTCCGATCTCCATCGACACCACCAAGGCCATCGTTGCCCAAGAGTCTCTCGCTGCCGGAGCAACCATGATTAACGATATCTCTGCCCTACGCTATGACCCTGAAATGATCAACGTGGTCAAAGCCTTTTCTGGTGAGGTGATTATTATGCACATGCAGGGAACTCCCGGCGACATGCAGGTCAATCCCCAGTATGGCAATGCGGTTGATGAAATTAACGATTTTTTTCAGGAGCGATTAGCCTGGATGGAAGGGCTGGGGGTAAACCGTTCACGAATTATTCTCGACCCTGGCATCGGTTTTGGTAAAACCTTAGAGCATAACCTTGCAATTTTACGTGGCGTTGCGGCCTTCAAGGTACATTGTTGCCCGGTACTGATTGGGCATTCGCGTAAATCGTTTTTGAGAGAGCTGTTGGACTTTCCGCTGGAGCAAAGAGATTGTCCCACAGCAATGATTTCTGCCTTGATCGAGCAAGCTGGAGCCGATTATGTGCGCGTTCATGCTGTTGAACAAACTCAAAAGGCTATACGCTTGGTACAAGCACTCTCTCAGTGA
- the carB gene encoding carbamoyl-phosphate synthase large subunit: MPKRTDIHKILIIGSGPIIISQACEFDYSGAQAVKALKEEGYEVVLINSNPATIMTDPTLADRTYVEPLTPECVAKVIERERPDALLPTLGGQTGLNTAIKVAEMGVLEKYGVEMLAANIDVINKAEGREEFRDAMHKIGLKVPESDIVHTIEDAMAAGERIGFPIIVRPSFTLGGTGGGVAYNREELNKMATAGLDLSMTTEVMLERSLLGWKEYELEVMRDKNDNVVIICSIENVDAMGVHTGDSITVAPAQTLTDREYQEMRDAAIAIIREIGVETGGSNVQFAVNPEDGELMVIEMNPRVSRSSALASKATGFPIAKIAAKLAVGYTLDEIKNDITRETYASFEPTIDYCVVKIPRWTFEKFPEAEDLLTTAMKSVGETMAIGRTFKEAFQKGMRSLEIGRMGFGFDGKVDLSEMHQDDLEEGLVKPNSKRLNHLFEALRRGMSIEQVYELSKIDPWFLYNFKQIVEKGEEIRSRGFVGLDKDFLYEVKQYGFSDVQLAHLTGTSEDDIRSRRIELGLEPAYKLVDTCAAEFESYTPYYYSTYEQEDESNRSDRKKIMILGGGPNRIGQGIEFDYCCVHASFALREIGVESIMVNSNPETVSTDYDTSDKLYFEPLTREDVLNIIEREQPDGVIVQFGGQTPLNLAVPLAQAGVPIVGTPPDAIDRAEDRKRFQQFLQKLGLRQPANGTAHTLEEALEVAKEISFPVVMRPSYVLGGRDMRIVYNEQGIRDFMAIPGMSGGEHPVLLDQFLKDAIEVDVDAICDGTTTVLGGIMEHIEEAGIHSGDSACVLPPHTLPASMLDEISKATKAMAIELGVIGLMNVQFAVQGETLFVLEVNPRASRTVPFVSKATGVPLAKMATKVMLGMSLEQLGFTQEKKLSHYAVKEAVFPFDRFKNVDTLLGPEMKSTGEVMGIDDDLGLALAKSQMAANARVPEKGTAFISVRHGDKDAVVPVVKKLQSLGFEIIATKGTAAKLKEVGIACSEVHKISQGRPHILDKIQDGKVQWILNTSAGNRTTEDSYIIRRAALDYHIPYTTTITGGLATTQALESLRDQEIGVKTIQEFAKSID; encoded by the coding sequence ATGCCAAAACGCACAGATATACACAAGATACTTATCATCGGCTCCGGGCCGATTATCATCAGCCAGGCCTGCGAGTTTGATTACTCTGGAGCGCAGGCGGTTAAGGCTCTGAAAGAAGAAGGCTATGAGGTGGTGCTGATTAACTCCAACCCGGCCACCATCATGACTGATCCCACTCTGGCCGATCGCACCTATGTGGAGCCGCTTACGCCTGAGTGTGTGGCCAAGGTCATCGAGCGCGAGCGACCCGATGCACTTTTGCCCACCCTGGGCGGCCAGACAGGCCTGAACACAGCCATTAAGGTGGCTGAGATGGGCGTGCTCGAGAAGTACGGCGTTGAGATGCTTGCCGCGAATATTGATGTGATCAATAAGGCGGAAGGGCGTGAAGAGTTTCGGGACGCCATGCACAAGATCGGGCTCAAGGTTCCCGAATCTGATATTGTTCACACCATCGAAGATGCCATGGCAGCAGGTGAACGTATCGGTTTCCCCATCATAGTCCGTCCGAGTTTTACCTTGGGCGGGACAGGTGGTGGTGTCGCCTACAACCGGGAAGAGCTCAACAAGATGGCAACCGCCGGATTGGATCTTTCCATGACCACCGAGGTCATGCTGGAGCGCTCCCTGCTGGGCTGGAAGGAGTACGAGCTTGAGGTGATGCGCGACAAAAACGATAACGTCGTGATCATCTGCTCCATCGAAAACGTCGATGCCATGGGCGTCCACACGGGAGACTCGATCACCGTGGCACCGGCCCAGACCCTGACCGACCGCGAGTACCAGGAGATGCGTGATGCCGCCATCGCCATTATTCGTGAGATCGGGGTGGAGACCGGTGGCTCAAACGTCCAGTTTGCGGTGAATCCGGAAGATGGCGAGTTGATGGTCATCGAGATGAATCCTCGTGTTTCCCGCTCCTCAGCCTTGGCCTCTAAAGCGACCGGCTTCCCCATTGCCAAGATCGCTGCTAAGCTGGCTGTGGGCTATACCCTGGATGAGATCAAAAACGATATCACCCGCGAGACCTACGCCTCCTTTGAACCGACTATTGATTACTGCGTGGTCAAGATTCCCCGCTGGACCTTTGAAAAATTTCCCGAAGCCGAGGACTTGCTGACCACTGCCATGAAGTCGGTCGGTGAGACCATGGCTATTGGCCGTACCTTTAAAGAGGCCTTCCAAAAGGGCATGCGCTCGCTTGAGATAGGACGCATGGGGTTTGGCTTTGATGGTAAGGTCGATCTCAGTGAGATGCATCAGGATGACCTAGAGGAGGGACTGGTCAAGCCCAACTCCAAACGGCTCAACCACCTCTTTGAGGCCCTGCGCCGGGGGATGTCCATTGAGCAGGTCTATGAACTGAGTAAGATCGATCCTTGGTTTCTTTATAATTTCAAGCAGATTGTAGAGAAAGGCGAGGAAATCCGCAGCCGCGGTTTTGTCGGCCTGGATAAGGATTTTCTTTACGAGGTCAAGCAGTATGGGTTCTCTGATGTCCAGTTGGCCCACCTTACCGGTACCTCGGAAGATGATATCCGTTCCCGTCGTATCGAATTGGGCCTTGAGCCGGCCTACAAGCTGGTGGACACCTGTGCAGCCGAATTTGAGTCCTACACCCCGTATTATTACTCGACCTACGAGCAGGAAGACGAGTCCAACCGCAGTGATCGCAAAAAGATCATGATTTTAGGTGGTGGCCCCAACCGTATCGGCCAGGGCATCGAGTTTGACTACTGCTGCGTTCATGCCTCCTTTGCCCTGCGTGAGATCGGGGTCGAGTCGATCATGGTCAACTCCAACCCGGAAACCGTCTCCACCGACTATGACACCTCAGATAAGCTCTACTTTGAGCCCCTGACCCGTGAAGATGTACTCAATATCATCGAGCGTGAACAACCCGATGGTGTGATCGTCCAGTTTGGTGGCCAGACCCCGCTGAACCTGGCCGTGCCCCTGGCCCAGGCAGGGGTGCCCATTGTTGGTACCCCACCCGATGCCATTGACCGTGCCGAGGATCGAAAACGTTTTCAGCAGTTTCTCCAAAAACTTGGTTTGCGTCAGCCGGCTAATGGCACCGCTCATACCCTGGAAGAAGCTCTGGAGGTGGCCAAGGAGATCAGTTTTCCGGTGGTTATGCGGCCTTCCTACGTCCTGGGCGGGCGTGATATGCGCATCGTCTACAACGAGCAGGGCATCCGTGACTTCATGGCTATTCCCGGCATGAGTGGCGGTGAGCATCCAGTCCTTTTAGATCAGTTTTTAAAAGACGCCATCGAGGTGGACGTGGACGCGATCTGTGATGGCACCACTACTGTCCTTGGCGGGATTATGGAGCATATTGAAGAGGCGGGAATTCACTCCGGTGACTCTGCCTGTGTCCTCCCTCCCCACACTCTGCCGGCATCTATGCTTGATGAGATCTCCAAGGCGACCAAGGCCATGGCGATCGAACTTGGGGTTATCGGGTTGATGAACGTGCAGTTTGCTGTCCAGGGCGAGACTCTCTTTGTATTGGAAGTGAACCCGCGTGCTTCTCGAACGGTGCCCTTTGTCTCTAAAGCAACCGGGGTTCCCCTGGCCAAAATGGCGACTAAAGTGATGCTCGGTATGAGCCTTGAGCAACTGGGCTTTACCCAAGAGAAAAAGCTGTCTCACTACGCGGTCAAAGAGGCGGTCTTTCCCTTTGATCGGTTTAAAAACGTTGATACCCTGCTTGGCCCGGAGATGAAATCCACTGGCGAGGTTATGGGAATCGATGATGATTTGGGACTTGCTCTGGCAAAATCGCAGATGGCCGCCAATGCCCGGGTTCCAGAGAAGGGCACCGCTTTTATCTCCGTACGTCATGGGGATAAGGATGCGGTGGTTCCGGTGGTGAAAAAACTGCAATCCCTCGGGTTTGAGATTATTGCAACCAAGGGGACAGCTGCCAAACTCAAAGAAGTCGGGATAGCGTGCTCCGAGGTGCATAAGATCTCCCAAGGCCGGCCCCATATTTTGGATAAAATCCAAGACGGCAAGGTCCAGTGGATTCTCAATACCTCTGCAGGTAACCGAACCACTGAAGATAGTTACATAATTCGGCGAGCAGCCCTGGATTATCACATCCCCTATACCACGACCATTACCGGCGGCCTGGCCACAACCCAGGCTCTGGAATCGTTACGTGATCAGGAAATCGGGGTAAAGACCATTCAGGAGTTCGCAAAGAGCATTGACTGA
- a CDS encoding VWA domain-containing protein → MKKTLLLGALALAASTVATSNTQAATSAAWLTPADGSTYCVGTTVSLTGQAAGIGQVGGSGLDLVLVMDSSGSMSWDGGQAAQRNAALALVAALPQATTQVAIVDFDSYATTLIGLTQLDGTNTLINNKIYSVNASGGTAIDAGVDAASSILQTASDTDSSRLQAMVVMSDGGSDVDDANDAADTAMATGKIDAIHSVGMGSSYDADALKAVVNGADDTYGNNDDYGAFVGASFNDLVSIFDGTSGNLVGLDHIDITLPDGTVLSDWATDGLGNFTLDYALGLGANTFLVTAYGSDQSTATAEWTLYGKDCNAVPEPTTMLLFGAGLAGFAGFGRRKRS, encoded by the coding sequence ATGAAAAAGACTTTGTTACTTGGCGCTCTTGCATTGGCCGCATCTACAGTTGCTACTTCTAACACCCAGGCTGCGACATCCGCGGCATGGTTAACTCCCGCTGATGGTTCTACCTACTGCGTTGGCACCACGGTATCTTTGACTGGACAGGCTGCCGGTATCGGACAAGTTGGAGGTTCAGGACTGGATCTGGTGCTGGTAATGGATTCCTCAGGAAGCATGTCATGGGATGGGGGCCAAGCGGCTCAGAGAAATGCTGCCCTAGCCCTGGTTGCCGCTCTGCCGCAAGCAACCACGCAGGTTGCCATTGTCGATTTTGATAGCTATGCAACCACTCTCATTGGGCTAACTCAGTTGGACGGCACCAATACACTTATTAACAATAAAATCTACTCAGTTAACGCCTCGGGTGGAACAGCAATTGATGCTGGCGTAGACGCGGCCTCCAGTATTCTTCAAACAGCTTCTGATACTGATTCAAGCAGACTCCAGGCCATGGTCGTGATGTCGGATGGTGGCTCAGATGTAGACGATGCTAATGATGCAGCAGACACCGCAATGGCCACTGGAAAAATCGATGCAATCCACTCTGTTGGCATGGGTAGCAGCTATGATGCAGACGCCCTTAAGGCCGTTGTTAATGGCGCAGATGACACCTATGGCAATAACGATGATTATGGTGCTTTTGTCGGTGCTTCATTTAATGATCTGGTTTCCATTTTTGACGGAACATCGGGCAACCTGGTTGGACTAGATCACATCGATATTACCCTCCCTGACGGTACCGTACTGAGCGATTGGGCTACGGATGGACTGGGCAACTTCACCCTTGATTACGCCTTGGGACTGGGAGCCAACACCTTTCTCGTCACTGCTTATGGTAGCGATCAATCTACAGCTACCGCAGAGTGGACCCTATACGGGAAAGATTGCAATGCTGTTCCCGAGCCCACAACTATGCTGCTCTTCGGCGCTGGCCTTGCCGGCTTTGCTGGTTTTGGCAGGAGAAAAAGATCCTAA